A segment of the Sanyastnella coralliicola genome:
GACGTGTGCGATGAGCTGAGCGCCGATGCCTTGACTTCGGGTGCCTTCTTTGAGGAATAGGCAATCCATATAAACGTAGAATCCTGCGTCCCAGGTGGAGAATTGTTTCATGTAAGAGCAGTACCCAATGAGCTCGTTTTCTTGCTCTACCACCACACAAAATAAGGTTGGATTATCGCTGAACAGGTGCTTTTTCAGTGCTTCGGCTTTTCCGTTGCGGTCATAATCAGCTTCTTCGTAGATGGCGTGGAGTTCGCAGAGTTCGATGAGGGCAGAGAGGTCTTGTGGTTGGGCTGGACGGATGTTCATGGAGGTAATATACGGGGAACGCGGAATGTGGAATGAAGGGGGCGGATCGCGGAACGCGGTAGCATGGAAACCGATAATTTTAGCGTTAGTTCTGAGGAATCAAGACTTCGGTATCGGACTGATTTAAATCTCTTACCGGGTTTTTAGCGATATTGAATTATGAGAGTTGGATTAGTAATAGCTGGTTTAATGATTGTCACTGCCTGCGGGCGAAAATCGCCTACACTTAATCCTTTCGATGAAGTATTTGACGTGGAAGTTTCTCAATTAGCAGAGCTTGATTGCGATACAGTCAGCGCCGGGTGTGGCTATTTCAATTTGGTCTATCACAAGGAGGATCATGATGTGTACTATCAAGTGTACATGGATGAAGGTCAGGTGATTGCTAAAGGACTTACTATTCTTGTGGACTCTATGACTTTGGACGTGAGATCCCAAAGGGAAATTGATGACAACTCGGCGTATCAAAAAAGGAAGTCGGAATTGGATAGGTCGATCGCTGATTCAGTTCTTGCGTCTTACGGTTTGAGTAAGGTTGATCCAGAGCCGGAAGACCATGACTGGTCCTGGGTTTATTCAGACGAGCAGAGATCAACGTATTCGTTGACGGTGCAAGAATCCTGGTTGCCAGAAATGAAGAAGATGATTTGGGAAGCCAAATATTTCGAGTCAAAGCCAAGCGCATTGGATCGTCCTAATTAAAAACCAACTATCATTGTGCGCCCTATATACCTTGAAATTCCTCAGCTACATATCACTACTTATCGGTGCCACAGGGATTGCCCTGCTTATCTGGTTTGAATGTCGGTTCGTACAGCGATACCAAGATTTAGCTGAAACAGGA
Coding sequences within it:
- a CDS encoding GNAT family N-acetyltransferase — its product is MNIRPAQPQDLSALIELCELHAIYEEADYDRNGKAEALKKHLFSDNPTLFCVVVEQENELIGYCSYMKQFSTWDAGFYVYMDCLFLKEGTRSQGIGAQLIAHVKKEARSLGCDLIQWQTPDFNTRAIKFYDREGATRKTKERCYLQA